A region from the Acuticoccus sediminis genome encodes:
- a CDS encoding ABC transporter ATP-binding protein, producing the protein MTAPMLRIDHVTRLFGGGRTLLGRHRPVVHAVRGISLAVERGETLGVVGESGCGKTTFARMIVGLDAPTDGTIEVAGAADDAARLSAVQYVFQDSVASLNPRKRVREALSVPLTKLAGLGGAKREARLGELMEIVNLDPAFLERYPHELSGGQAQRIGIARALAAEPDLLVLDEPVSALDVSMQAQVLQLLADLKARLSLTYVFISHDLSVIEAVSDRVAILYFGKLAEIGPAREVYARPQHPYTALLLASAPAPGRALEAPEEADATLPDPYDPPPGCAFAARCPRAQDVCRETEPPLAAHGATAAHRSACHFPLTGAAP; encoded by the coding sequence ATGACCGCCCCGATGCTCCGGATCGACCACGTCACGCGCCTCTTCGGCGGCGGGCGCACCCTCCTCGGCCGCCATCGGCCGGTGGTGCACGCGGTGCGCGGGATTTCGCTGGCGGTGGAGCGCGGCGAGACGCTCGGCGTCGTCGGCGAATCGGGCTGCGGCAAGACGACCTTCGCGCGGATGATCGTCGGCCTCGACGCGCCGACCGACGGCACCATCGAGGTCGCGGGCGCCGCCGACGATGCGGCGCGCCTCTCGGCCGTGCAGTACGTCTTCCAGGACTCGGTCGCCTCCCTCAATCCGCGCAAGCGGGTCCGCGAGGCGCTCTCGGTCCCGCTGACGAAGCTCGCCGGGCTCGGCGGCGCGAAGCGGGAGGCCCGGCTCGGCGAGCTGATGGAGATCGTCAACCTCGACCCCGCCTTCCTGGAGCGCTACCCGCACGAGCTCTCGGGCGGACAGGCCCAGCGCATCGGCATCGCGCGGGCGCTGGCCGCCGAGCCGGACCTCCTGGTGCTCGACGAACCCGTCTCCGCGCTCGACGTCTCGATGCAGGCGCAGGTGCTTCAGCTCCTCGCCGACCTCAAGGCACGGCTGTCGCTGACCTACGTCTTCATCAGCCACGACCTGTCGGTGATCGAGGCCGTGAGCGACCGGGTGGCGATCCTCTATTTCGGCAAGCTCGCCGAGATCGGGCCCGCCCGCGAGGTCTATGCCCGCCCGCAGCACCCCTACACCGCGCTGCTCCTCGCCTCGGCGCCTGCCCCCGGCCGCGCCCTGGAGGCGCCGGAGGAGGCCGACGCGACCCTGCCGGACCCCTACGACCCGCCCCCCGGCTGCGCCTTCGCCGCGCGCTGCCCCAGGGCGCAGGACGTGTGCCGCGAGACCGAGCCGCCGCTGGCCGCCCACGGCGCCACGGCGGCGCACCGGAGCGCGTGCCACTTCCCCCTGACCGGTGCCGCGCCCTGA
- a CDS encoding dipeptide/oligopeptide/nickel ABC transporter permease/ATP-binding protein → MAVTDTIAPAAQPSRPTSWQLLFNNALATGGLVVIALILALALLAPWLPLADPNATAPAARLTPPLTDGFLLGTDALGRDILSRLVWGTRVSLAVGLTATAIAALAGSTIGLVAGFVGGRVDAVLMRGIDMVLAFPYILLALAIVAALGPGLINALYAIAIVNIPFFARNVRGLALGLSRREFVDAARLSGRGGTGILLFEVLPNVLPVIVITMSTTVGWMILETAGLSFLGLGAQPPQADLGSMLGDGRTVLFNAPHVAIIPGVMIFILVMSINLLGDGVRDVLDPRLKSGALARPGARTRVDRGAPPAPARDGALLDIVGLRTMFRVGRSRVHAVRGVDLHVAEGECLGIVGESGSGKSVTGMSVMGLVPSPPGVITEGAAYFRGRDLFDLPDKALTAMRGAAVAYVFQDPLSTLHPQFTVGQQLAEAIRAHAPVGRRAARERALELLELVRIPGAARRLDAYPHELSGGMRQRVGIAMALANAADVLVADEPTTALDVTVQAQILTLINRLRREQTVAVVFITHDFGVVSAVTDRVAVMYAGEVVETGPTGAVLAAPAHPYTERLIACVPVLGEPDREISAIPGRPPSLVDPPRGCAFADRCPRADAACRAAPIPLAEIGPARTARCIHPLETPA, encoded by the coding sequence ATGGCCGTGACCGACACCATCGCGCCGGCTGCGCAGCCGAGCCGCCCGACCTCCTGGCAGCTTCTCTTCAACAACGCTCTGGCGACGGGCGGTCTCGTCGTCATCGCGCTGATCCTGGCGCTGGCGCTCCTCGCCCCATGGCTGCCGCTCGCCGATCCCAACGCCACCGCACCCGCCGCCCGCCTGACGCCGCCGCTGACCGACGGCTTCCTCCTCGGCACCGACGCGCTCGGCCGGGACATCCTCTCGCGGCTCGTCTGGGGCACACGGGTGAGCCTCGCGGTCGGCCTGACGGCGACCGCCATCGCCGCGCTCGCCGGCTCCACCATCGGCCTCGTGGCCGGGTTCGTGGGCGGACGCGTCGACGCCGTCCTGATGCGCGGCATCGATATGGTGCTCGCCTTCCCCTACATCCTCCTCGCCCTCGCCATCGTCGCCGCGCTCGGGCCGGGGCTGATAAATGCGCTCTACGCCATCGCCATCGTCAACATCCCCTTCTTCGCCCGCAACGTGCGCGGCCTCGCCCTCGGCCTGTCGCGGCGCGAGTTCGTGGACGCCGCGCGCCTCTCGGGTCGCGGCGGAACAGGGATTCTGCTGTTCGAGGTGCTGCCGAACGTCCTGCCCGTCATCGTCATCACCATGTCGACCACCGTCGGCTGGATGATCCTGGAGACGGCGGGCCTCTCCTTCCTCGGCCTCGGCGCGCAGCCGCCGCAGGCCGACCTCGGCTCGATGCTGGGCGACGGGCGCACGGTGCTCTTCAACGCCCCGCACGTCGCGATCATCCCGGGTGTGATGATCTTCATCCTCGTCATGAGCATCAACCTGCTGGGCGACGGGGTCCGCGACGTGCTCGACCCGCGCCTCAAGTCCGGCGCCCTCGCGCGGCCCGGCGCCCGCACCCGCGTCGACCGCGGCGCCCCGCCTGCGCCGGCCCGCGACGGTGCACTCCTCGACATCGTCGGCCTGCGCACGATGTTCCGCGTCGGCAGGAGCCGGGTCCACGCGGTCCGCGGCGTCGACCTCCACGTCGCGGAGGGGGAGTGCCTCGGGATCGTCGGCGAATCGGGGTCCGGCAAGTCGGTCACCGGCATGTCCGTGATGGGCCTCGTCCCCTCGCCGCCTGGTGTCATCACCGAGGGCGCGGCCTACTTCCGCGGCCGGGACCTCTTCGACCTGCCGGACAAGGCGCTGACCGCCATGCGCGGCGCCGCCGTCGCGTACGTCTTCCAGGACCCGCTCTCCACGCTGCACCCGCAGTTCACCGTCGGCCAGCAGCTCGCCGAGGCGATCCGCGCGCACGCCCCGGTCGGGCGGCGGGCGGCGCGCGAGCGCGCGCTGGAGCTGCTGGAGCTGGTGCGCATTCCCGGGGCGGCCCGCCGCCTCGACGCCTACCCGCACGAGCTGTCGGGCGGGATGCGCCAGCGCGTCGGCATCGCCATGGCCCTCGCGAACGCTGCCGACGTCCTCGTGGCGGACGAGCCGACGACGGCGCTCGACGTGACGGTGCAGGCGCAGATCCTCACCCTCATCAACCGCCTGCGGCGCGAGCAGACCGTCGCCGTCGTCTTCATCACCCACGATTTCGGCGTCGTCTCCGCCGTAACCGACCGCGTCGCTGTGATGTACGCCGGCGAGGTGGTGGAGACCGGCCCCACCGGTGCGGTCCTCGCCGCGCCCGCCCACCCCTACACCGAGCGGCTCATCGCCTGCGTGCCGGTTCTGGGCGAGCCTGACCGCGAGATCAGCGCGATCCCCGGCCGCCCGCCGTCGCTGGTGGACCCGCCGCGAGGCTGCGCCTTCGCCGACCGCTGCCCGCGCGCCGACGCCGCCTGCCGCGCTGCGCCGATCCCTCTCGCCGAGATCGGGCCGGCGCGGACCGCCCGCTGCATCCACCCGCTGGAGACGCCGGCATGA
- a CDS encoding ABC transporter permease, with translation MASTIVWRLLTAIPVLLGLTVIVFAIMAMIPGDPATAILGSYATPENVERLNAQLGLDRSLPEQYVIWLGNILHGDFGRSYSLNRPVIDEVLERLSATMLLAGTALVVATIAGLLAGVVSAVRQYGIADKVLTLLVLIGISMPAFFLGLLLILGFAVRWRLFPASGMTAIYGGGGPLDVAHHLVLPALTLAVVATGVIARLTRTAMLEVLRQDFIRTARAKGVAERKVIARHAFKAALVSVIPVIGIQAGFVLGGAVYVETVFQWPGIGSMLVTAISTRDILLVQGGVLVVAAAYVLFNLAADVMQMAIDPRLR, from the coding sequence ATGGCCTCGACGATTGTGTGGCGGCTTCTCACCGCAATCCCTGTCCTCTTGGGACTCACCGTGATCGTGTTCGCGATCATGGCGATGATCCCCGGCGACCCCGCGACCGCCATCCTCGGCTCCTACGCGACGCCGGAGAACGTCGAGCGGCTCAACGCCCAGCTCGGCCTCGACCGCTCGCTGCCGGAGCAGTACGTCATCTGGCTCGGCAATATCCTGCACGGCGACTTCGGCCGCTCGTACTCGCTGAACCGCCCCGTCATCGACGAGGTGCTGGAGCGTCTCTCCGCCACCATGCTCCTCGCCGGAACCGCGCTGGTCGTCGCGACGATCGCCGGGCTCCTCGCCGGGGTCGTCTCGGCCGTCCGGCAGTACGGGATCGCCGACAAGGTGCTGACCTTGCTGGTCCTCATCGGCATCTCGATGCCGGCCTTCTTCCTCGGCCTTCTCCTCATCCTCGGCTTCGCGGTGCGCTGGCGGCTCTTCCCGGCGAGCGGCATGACGGCGATCTACGGCGGCGGCGGGCCGCTCGACGTCGCCCACCATCTCGTCCTCCCCGCGCTCACCCTGGCGGTGGTCGCGACGGGGGTGATCGCCCGCCTCACCCGCACGGCCATGCTGGAGGTGCTGCGCCAGGACTTCATCCGCACCGCGCGAGCCAAGGGCGTTGCCGAGCGCAAGGTCATCGCCAGGCACGCGTTCAAGGCCGCGCTGGTCTCGGTCATCCCGGTGATCGGCATCCAGGCCGGCTTCGTGCTCGGCGGCGCGGTCTACGTGGAGACGGTGTTCCAGTGGCCGGGCATCGGCTCCATGCTGGTGACGGCGATCTCCACCCGCGACATCCTCCTCGTCCAGGGCGGCGTCCTCGTGGTCGCGGCGGCGTACGTCCTCTTCAACCTCGCCGCGGACGTGATGCAGATGGCGATCGACCCGAGGCTGCGCTGA
- a CDS encoding MmcQ/YjbR family DNA-binding protein — protein MAPPARLAAICAALPEAVRRPARDDPALRVRGTPLALLVALGGRPSFRVDVPSVRGNVPEGSRDILLGADPGRVPAPLFAGHRHCAGVRLGGDPDRDDVRTLVIRSSALVAPGRLLRTLQEKAP, from the coding sequence TTGGCGCCGCCGGCGCGCCTCGCGGCGATCTGCGCGGCGCTCCCCGAGGCGGTGCGCCGCCCGGCCCGGGACGATCCCGCCCTCCGCGTCCGCGGCACCCCCCTCGCGCTGCTCGTGGCGCTCGGTGGCCGCCCGTCGTTCCGGGTGGACGTGCCGTCGGTCCGGGGTAACGTGCCGGAGGGGAGCCGCGACATCCTTCTCGGTGCCGATCCGGGCCGCGTCCCCGCCCCGCTTTTTGCCGGACACCGGCACTGCGCGGGCGTCCGGCTCGGCGGCGATCCGGACCGGGACGACGTCAGGACCCTCGTCATCCGCAGCTCCGCCCTAGTTGCTCCCGGACGACTGCTTCGAACCCTTCAGGAGAAGGCGCCCTGA
- a CDS encoding ABC transporter substrate-binding protein: MTRILAALTGAIALSLAVMATTVLPSGPASAQTPPGVLVVGQVAEPKSLDPHAVTAVNDFRILVNLYDGLVRFADGTLDVEPALAESYEVSDDGLTYTFKLREGVSFHDGAPFDAEAVVFNFERMLNEDHPFHDTGPFPLSFFFSAVDTVEATDPMTVTFTLKEPYAPFLSNLAYPTGLIVSPAAVKEYGKDFGRHPSGTGAFHFVEWQSNSRVVVEKNADWWGGEPPLQAIVFRPITDGNTRLAEMLSGGIDVMVETPPDALAQFEDDASFKVYEQAGPHLWFLILNTKEGPFADKKVRQAINYAINKGALVDSILQGTAEVAAGPTPPAFAWAYDESLEPYPYDPDKAKALLKEAGYDGKELTFYVTEGGSGMLDPIAMGTAIQADLEAVGMPTRIETYEWNTFLGQVNPGLEGKADMAEMAWMTNDPDTLPFLALRTDAMPDKGGFNSGYYSNPEVDTLLEEARTATDQGKRAELYKEMQQIVHDDAPWAFIANWKQNAVTSARVENFKLQPSFFLMLQEVAKN; this comes from the coding sequence ATGACCCGCATTCTCGCCGCGCTCACCGGCGCAATTGCCCTGTCACTTGCCGTGATGGCAACGACCGTGCTGCCGTCGGGACCGGCGTCGGCGCAGACACCGCCCGGCGTGCTGGTGGTCGGCCAGGTGGCCGAGCCCAAGTCGCTCGACCCCCACGCCGTGACCGCGGTCAACGACTTCCGCATCCTCGTCAACCTCTACGACGGGCTGGTGCGGTTCGCCGACGGCACGCTCGACGTCGAGCCGGCGCTCGCGGAGAGCTACGAGGTGTCGGACGACGGCCTCACCTATACGTTCAAGCTGCGCGAGGGCGTCTCCTTCCACGACGGAGCGCCCTTCGACGCGGAGGCCGTGGTCTTCAACTTCGAGCGGATGCTGAACGAGGACCACCCCTTCCACGACACCGGCCCCTTCCCGCTGTCGTTCTTCTTCTCCGCGGTCGACACGGTCGAGGCGACGGACCCGATGACGGTCACCTTCACCCTGAAGGAGCCATACGCACCCTTCCTGTCGAACCTCGCCTACCCGACCGGACTCATCGTCTCGCCCGCCGCCGTCAAGGAATACGGCAAGGACTTCGGCCGCCATCCCTCCGGCACCGGCGCGTTCCACTTCGTCGAATGGCAATCCAACTCCCGCGTCGTGGTGGAAAAGAACGCCGACTGGTGGGGCGGAGAGCCGCCGCTGCAGGCGATCGTCTTCCGTCCGATCACCGACGGGAACACCCGCCTCGCGGAGATGCTGTCCGGCGGCATCGACGTCATGGTCGAGACCCCGCCCGACGCGCTCGCCCAGTTCGAGGACGACGCGAGCTTCAAGGTCTACGAGCAGGCCGGCCCGCACCTCTGGTTCCTGATCCTCAACACCAAAGAGGGCCCGTTCGCGGACAAGAAGGTGCGCCAGGCGATCAACTACGCCATCAACAAGGGCGCGCTCGTCGATTCGATCCTGCAGGGCACCGCCGAAGTCGCCGCGGGACCGACCCCGCCGGCCTTCGCCTGGGCCTACGACGAGAGCCTCGAGCCCTATCCCTACGACCCGGACAAGGCGAAGGCGCTGCTGAAGGAAGCCGGTTACGACGGCAAGGAGCTGACCTTCTACGTCACCGAGGGCGGCTCGGGCATGCTGGATCCGATCGCCATGGGCACCGCGATCCAGGCGGACCTCGAGGCGGTCGGGATGCCCACCAGGATCGAGACCTACGAGTGGAACACCTTCCTAGGCCAGGTGAACCCGGGCCTCGAAGGCAAGGCCGACATGGCCGAGATGGCCTGGATGACCAACGACCCGGACACGCTCCCCTTCCTCGCCCTGCGCACCGACGCCATGCCGGACAAGGGCGGCTTCAACTCCGGCTACTACTCCAACCCGGAGGTCGACACGCTGCTGGAGGAGGCCCGCACCGCGACCGACCAGGGCAAGCGCGCCGAGCTCTACAAGGAGATGCAGCAGATCGTGCACGACGACGCGCCCTGGGCCTTCATCGCCAACTGGAAGCAGAACGCGGTGACGAGCGCGCGCGTCGAGAACTTCAAGCTGCAGCCCTCCTTCTTCCTGATGCTGCAGGAGGTGGCCAAGAACTGA
- a CDS encoding FAD-dependent monooxygenase: MFVVIGAGIAGLAAALALADFGEVLVLERRAEEAANAGAGIQIAPNAFKALTVLGAQEDVASVGTRPDALVVRAAGQDRPLVRLPYGEAMVERYGAPYFTLSRSALHKALLTACLRRGVVVRYDRPIQSVRQTADHCTVDGAAVEASLVVAADGVNSATRHALTGDAPVATGWIAWRGMGSRSGQSTELILGAGHHLVRYGLNDADANCVLVAHEKDRGPAAIAGTQMGAAIADVTQWTPWPISVRPNHVFGAGRVAFAGDTAHAMLPFLAQGAAMALEDAACLKRAVADHGATPEAVSRYGAMRQARTRRLAAMSEQQGRIYHMAFPLDRIRNAAMRRLGPSAILKRVDTVYSWSPD, translated from the coding sequence TTGTTCGTCGTCATCGGAGCCGGCATCGCGGGCCTCGCCGCGGCGCTGGCGCTGGCCGACTTCGGCGAGGTGCTCGTGCTCGAGCGCCGCGCCGAGGAAGCCGCCAACGCCGGCGCGGGCATCCAGATCGCCCCCAACGCGTTCAAGGCGCTCACCGTCCTCGGCGCGCAGGAGGACGTCGCGTCCGTCGGTACCCGTCCCGACGCGCTCGTCGTGCGCGCGGCGGGGCAGGACAGGCCGCTCGTGCGCCTTCCCTACGGCGAGGCGATGGTCGAGCGCTACGGCGCGCCGTACTTCACGCTCTCCCGCTCCGCCCTCCACAAGGCGCTCCTGACCGCGTGCCTGCGCCGCGGCGTCGTCGTGCGCTACGACCGGCCGATCCAGAGCGTCCGGCAGACCGCCGACCACTGCACCGTCGACGGCGCCGCCGTGGAGGCGAGCCTCGTCGTCGCCGCGGACGGCGTGAACTCGGCCACGCGGCACGCCCTCACGGGGGACGCGCCCGTCGCCACCGGGTGGATCGCCTGGCGCGGCATGGGCAGCCGCTCCGGACAGTCGACCGAGCTCATCCTCGGCGCCGGCCACCACCTCGTCCGCTACGGCCTCAACGACGCCGACGCCAACTGCGTGCTCGTCGCCCACGAGAAGGACCGCGGCCCGGCGGCGATCGCCGGCACGCAGATGGGTGCCGCCATCGCCGACGTCACCCAGTGGACGCCGTGGCCGATCTCGGTGCGGCCGAACCACGTGTTCGGCGCCGGCCGCGTCGCCTTCGCCGGCGACACGGCGCACGCGATGCTCCCCTTCCTCGCCCAGGGTGCCGCGATGGCACTGGAGGACGCCGCCTGCCTGAAGCGCGCCGTCGCCGACCACGGGGCGACGCCCGAGGCGGTGTCGCGCTACGGCGCGATGCGGCAGGCCCGCACCCGGCGCCTCGCAGCGATGTCGGAGCAGCAGGGCCGCATCTATCACATGGCCTTCCCGCTCGACCGGATCCGGAACGCGGCGATGCGGCGCCTCGGCCCGAGCGCGATCCTGAAGCGCGTCGACACGGTGTATTCCTGGTCGCCTGACTAG
- a CDS encoding zinc-finger domain-containing protein yields the protein MADHATPLFHNTIGVRKVTIGAKRFMCMGALPPFDHPHEFLDMGGDTEAICPYCSTVYAYDPSLGEHDANPSECITDAKIARGVGV from the coding sequence ATGGCAGATCACGCGACCCCGCTCTTCCACAACACGATCGGTGTCCGGAAGGTGACGATCGGCGCCAAGCGCTTCATGTGCATGGGCGCCCTGCCGCCGTTCGACCACCCGCACGAGTTCCTCGACATGGGTGGCGACACGGAAGCGATCTGCCCGTACTGCTCCACCGTCTACGCCTACGACCCCTCGCTCGGCGAGCATGACGCCAACCCGTCCGAGTGCATCACCGACGCGAAGATCGCCCGCGGGGTCGGCGTCTAA